In Nitrosopumilus sp., one DNA window encodes the following:
- a CDS encoding N-formylglutamate amidohydrolase: MSPLPVLLSIPHGGIKKPVELDGHLCISDKDLFDDSDPFVMELYDLGDKVQRVIKTDIARAFVDLNRSLQELPPVNPDGLIKSATCYDKPIYSKGREPDDSLRTLLIQLYYLPYHNAIQKSIEELDLQLCLDCHSMASIAPSISPDGNKKPRPKFCLSNNDGQTSSQEMIELLASCISKSFEIDKNEILLNNPFHGGHITKTYGNKPFPWIQIEMNRDLYLSEPWFDMNLLSVDPKHLHKLNKQFEDCLDQFFLRL; this comes from the coding sequence TTGAGTCCACTTCCGGTATTACTCTCAATTCCTCATGGTGGAATAAAAAAACCTGTGGAACTTGATGGCCATCTGTGTATTTCAGACAAAGACTTGTTTGATGATTCAGATCCATTTGTTATGGAACTTTATGATTTAGGAGATAAAGTTCAACGTGTAATTAAAACTGACATTGCTAGAGCCTTTGTTGATCTTAATCGTTCATTACAAGAACTTCCTCCTGTGAATCCTGACGGTTTAATTAAAAGCGCTACTTGTTATGACAAACCTATCTATTCTAAAGGTAGAGAACCAGATGATTCTCTTAGAACTTTATTAATTCAATTATACTATCTTCCATATCATAATGCAATTCAAAAAAGTATTGAAGAGTTGGATCTACAATTATGTCTTGACTGTCATTCAATGGCTTCAATTGCACCCAGTATTTCTCCTGATGGAAACAAAAAACCAAGACCAAAATTTTGTCTGTCAAATAATGATGGACAAACATCTTCCCAAGAGATGATTGAATTACTTGCATCTTGTATCTCTAAATCTTTTGAGATTGATAAAAATGAAATTTTACTTAATAATCCATTTCATGGAGGACATATCACTAAAACATACGGAAATAAGCCATTTCCTTGGATTCAAATTGAAATGAACAGAGATTTGTATTTATCTGAGCCTTGGTTTGATATGAACTTGCTTTCTGTTGATCCTAAACACCTTCATAAATTAAATAAACAATTTGAAGATTGCCTTGATCAATTTTTTTTAAGACTCTAA
- a CDS encoding methyltransferase domain-containing protein — protein MLESSIEFIRCVRCGSKLELDVFKYGKEIEEGFLKCKKCNLIFPIIEKIPILWNDFSEYLSHRKVLSGIIYKSVISETLKKFVKSSLSKIKKFNNDRTSLEKRWSIIYQNSKDSKFYSHVKNNLNSMIYSNFVLEYGCSIGMMTSWLADSNQMVFGIDRSYSAISHAKKTYKDNLDYVVADSLSPVFGKLQFDLILALNVLELIEPILFLKQVSGQISSGYFIITDPYDFDRDVNSVKTPLDESTLRITLENLGFKLMPKTRKPSFIPWNLKLNTRSTLNYKVDLVIGKK, from the coding sequence ATGTTAGAATCCAGTATTGAATTTATTAGATGTGTTAGATGTGGTTCTAAATTAGAATTAGATGTATTCAAATATGGTAAGGAAATTGAAGAGGGATTTTTAAAATGCAAAAAATGTAATTTAATATTTCCAATTATTGAAAAAATCCCCATTTTGTGGAATGATTTCTCTGAATATCTATCTCATCGTAAAGTTTTAAGTGGTATTATATACAAATCAGTTATTTCTGAGACACTAAAAAAATTTGTAAAATCTTCATTATCAAAAATTAAAAAATTCAATAATGATAGAACATCTCTTGAAAAACGTTGGTCAATAATATATCAGAATAGTAAGGATTCAAAATTTTATTCACATGTGAAAAATAATCTTAATTCTATGATCTATTCAAATTTTGTATTGGAATATGGATGTTCAATTGGAATGATGACCTCATGGTTAGCTGATTCTAATCAAATGGTATTTGGAATTGATAGATCATACAGTGCAATATCACACGCAAAAAAAACTTATAAAGATAATCTTGATTATGTTGTAGCCGATTCATTATCTCCTGTATTTGGTAAATTACAATTTGATTTAATACTTGCACTTAATGTTTTAGAATTAATTGAACCAATCCTTTTTCTTAAACAAGTATCTGGCCAAATTTCATCTGGATATTTTATAATCACCGATCCCTATGATTTTGACAGAGATGTCAATTCTGTAAAAACCCCTCTTGATGAATCAACTTTACGGATTACTTTGGAGAATTTAGGATTCAAACTTATGCCAAAAACCCGTAAACCTTCCTTTATTCCTTGGAATTTAAAACTCAATACGCGTAGTACTCTAAACTATAAAGTAGATTTGGTTATTGGCAAAAAATAA
- a CDS encoding mechanosensitive ion channel family protein codes for MDILLVNFYYILLSIIIAITLFFIARYVIRKKMHNVTGTQKLLGIVSIFIIISEIIYLGTVLKLFEFAIEVITSIGVGMVILGIALQHQLKNIAAGIGVYFGSDINIGDSILIKETHGVIIELHLTKIIALTEDGGRIIIPNQKLAEDVVIVYNKKRRDIEN; via the coding sequence ATGGATATTCTATTAGTAAATTTTTACTATATATTATTATCAATTATTATTGCAATCACGTTATTTTTTATTGCAAGATATGTTATCCGTAAAAAAATGCATAATGTAACTGGTACTCAAAAATTATTAGGCATTGTTTCAATCTTTATCATAATTTCTGAAATTATTTATTTGGGGACTGTTCTAAAACTGTTTGAATTTGCAATAGAAGTAATTACATCCATTGGAGTTGGAATGGTGATACTTGGAATAGCATTACAACATCAACTAAAGAATATTGCTGCAGGAATTGGGGTCTACTTTGGTTCTGATATTAATATAGGCGATTCAATATTGATTAAAGAAACTCATGGTGTAATAATAGAATTACATCTGACAAAAATTATTGCGTTAACTGAGGATGGAGGTAGAATAATTATTCCAAATCAAAAACTTGCAGAAGACGTTGTAATAGTATATAATAAAAAAAGGAGGGATATTGAAAATTAA
- a CDS encoding prohibitin family protein, which yields MSKYQSPKINVNMSAAKGVAVAIVVLILIGLVASASVKIVESGHRGVLLHWSAVDLTKPPLDEGIHFVVPFQDEVVNIEVRTLKYASDARSASRDLQTVETTVTVNYHPDKEAVHRLYKNLGLDYENRVIQPAIEETVKQVTANYNAEELITKRPLVKQDIEVAIRERLNQFEVITDVISITDFEFSPLFAQAIESKVEAEQNALRAENDLRRIEVEARQTEASAIGIANANIAEAKGEAEAIAIINKALAENPNYLDWLKTQAWDGKLPLVVGEGGTPFIQIPVKP from the coding sequence GTGTCTAAGTATCAATCTCCTAAAATTAATGTGAATATGAGTGCAGCAAAAGGAGTTGCAGTAGCAATTGTTGTTTTAATTTTAATAGGACTTGTAGCATCAGCTTCTGTAAAAATTGTTGAGTCAGGTCACAGAGGAGTACTCTTACACTGGAGTGCAGTTGATCTGACAAAACCACCACTAGACGAAGGAATTCATTTTGTGGTTCCATTCCAAGATGAAGTTGTAAATATCGAAGTTCGTACTCTAAAATATGCAAGTGATGCACGTAGTGCATCAAGAGACTTGCAAACAGTTGAAACAACTGTAACAGTAAACTATCATCCAGACAAAGAGGCAGTGCATAGATTATACAAGAATCTAGGTCTTGATTATGAGAATAGAGTGATTCAACCAGCCATTGAGGAAACAGTAAAACAAGTAACTGCAAATTATAATGCTGAGGAATTAATTACAAAAAGACCGCTAGTTAAACAAGACATTGAAGTAGCAATCCGCGAAAGATTAAATCAATTCGAAGTTATAACAGATGTAATTTCAATTACTGATTTTGAATTCTCACCACTATTTGCTCAAGCAATTGAATCCAAGGTAGAAGCAGAACAAAATGCACTCAGAGCAGAAAATGACTTGAGAAGAATAGAAGTTGAAGCAAGACAAACAGAGGCCAGTGCCATAGGTATAGCAAATGCAAACATTGCAGAAGCTAAAGGAGAAGCAGAAGCAATAGCCATAATTAACAAAGCATTAGCAGAGAATCCAAATTATTTGGATTGGTTAAAAACACAAGCTTGGGACGGTAAATTACCACTTGTAGTAGGAGAAGGCGGTACACCATTTATTCAGATTCCAGTCAAGCCATGA
- a CDS encoding alpha-E domain-containing protein, which translates to MILPSKLYKAYWLGRYVERVDSVSRALLSALYSLKNLQSEEPLMSLADSLGIKFTKHEKFLEEILHGDIPSSILYSVRNMRTNAIGLGVERIVRESNILVIAVEERPNLQKIDEVIKHANDVIAAINNIGRVINEEIAPPHISEEKRQNQTRHQQQ; encoded by the coding sequence TTGATTCTTCCAAGTAAACTATACAAAGCATATTGGTTAGGACGCTATGTTGAAAGAGTAGATAGTGTATCAAGAGCATTACTTAGTGCTCTTTATTCATTAAAGAATCTTCAAAGTGAGGAACCTTTAATGTCTCTTGCAGATAGTTTAGGAATAAAATTTACCAAACATGAAAAATTTCTTGAGGAAATCTTACATGGAGATATACCATCAAGTATTCTTTACTCCGTGAGAAATATGAGAACTAATGCAATAGGACTGGGAGTTGAACGAATAGTACGAGAATCAAACATTCTAGTTATAGCAGTAGAAGAAAGACCAAACTTACAAAAGATAGATGAAGTGATTAAACATGCAAATGATGTAATTGCAGCAATTAATAATATTGGTAGAGTAATTAATGAAGAAATTGCACCTCCTCATATTTCTGAAGAAAAAAGGCAAAATCAAACTCGTCATCAACAACAGTGA
- a CDS encoding transglutaminase family protein: MKVSVEYDVSYSYDNLVTVNDNVLRVFPSTEFWQKPIDEQVSIQPNGKTIYYTDRFGNKNARIKITEPHYACCYKVISTVETNPYNVTVNDNLDLPLDKSLFPSDVRIYLNPSTLINPELIRHRAPDVLDHVKTLKDALIILTEWVTTNIEYVPLSTTIETKARESLALGVGVCQDKAHILIGFLRSIGIPARYVSGILVDTPGATHAWTEAYWPNIGWIPLDPTHNRSFDLEYHYVKYGHGRDYNDVAPITGYFESDSSHSLTQLNVIPTIIQK, from the coding sequence TTGAAGGTTTCAGTTGAGTATGATGTAAGTTATTCTTATGATAATTTAGTAACTGTAAATGATAATGTCTTACGAGTATTCCCTTCAACAGAATTTTGGCAAAAACCAATTGATGAACAAGTATCTATACAACCAAATGGAAAAACTATTTACTACACGGATCGATTTGGAAATAAAAATGCAAGAATAAAGATAACTGAACCTCACTATGCATGTTGCTATAAAGTAATATCTACAGTTGAGACAAATCCATACAATGTTACTGTAAATGACAATCTCGATCTACCTCTGGATAAATCTCTTTTTCCATCTGATGTTAGAATCTATCTAAATCCTTCAACACTTATCAATCCAGAACTTATAAGACACAGAGCTCCTGACGTTTTAGATCATGTCAAGACTTTAAAAGATGCGTTGATAATTTTAACAGAATGGGTCACAACCAATATTGAATATGTTCCATTGTCTACTACAATTGAAACTAAAGCCAGAGAGTCTTTGGCTTTAGGTGTGGGTGTATGTCAAGATAAAGCACATATTCTAATTGGATTCTTACGCTCCATTGGAATTCCTGCACGATACGTCAGTGGAATTTTAGTAGATACTCCTGGAGCAACACATGCATGGACAGAAGCTTATTGGCCAAATATTGGTTGGATTCCATTAGATCCAACACATAATAGATCTTTTGATTTAGAATATCACTATGTAAAATATGGCCATGGGAGAGATTATAACGACGTAGCACCAATTACAGGTTATTTTGAATCTGACAGCTCACATAGTCTTACTCAGTTAAATGTAATTCCAACAATTATTCAAAAATAA
- a CDS encoding Snf7 family protein: protein MANFGQSWNRPPSNGLGDKISGMFKQEAPLKPRIDNAIRGLNKPISKLDNTSNQLNQKDDKLFQRIIQAQQNKDIRTSKILANELAQIRKTNKMIGNMRTAVDRTQLRLSTVSTMGDAIVSMQPAVNTMKAVGPAMNKIIPQASQELESMGNMLGDMMPGSIGDDYYFANSGSSQETDAILSEAAAVAETQIGNKFPSVPLNATQSSYSTKF from the coding sequence ATGGCTAACTTTGGACAATCATGGAACAGACCACCATCCAATGGGTTGGGAGACAAAATTTCAGGCATGTTCAAACAAGAAGCACCACTAAAACCACGCATAGATAATGCAATAAGAGGCTTAAACAAACCAATATCAAAATTAGACAATACTTCAAATCAACTAAATCAAAAGGATGATAAATTATTTCAGAGAATTATACAGGCACAACAAAACAAGGATATCCGCACAAGCAAGATTCTGGCAAATGAGTTGGCACAAATCAGAAAGACAAACAAGATGATAGGAAATATGAGAACTGCAGTAGATAGAACACAACTAAGACTATCTACTGTAAGCACTATGGGAGATGCTATTGTATCAATGCAGCCAGCAGTAAATACGATGAAAGCAGTTGGTCCTGCAATGAACAAAATCATACCTCAGGCAAGTCAGGAACTAGAATCAATGGGTAATATGCTTGGAGATATGATGCCTGGCTCTATAGGTGATGACTATTACTTTGCAAACTCTGGATCTTCACAAGAAACTGATGCTATTTTAAGTGAGGCCGCAGCAGTTGCAGAAACTCAAATAGGTAACAAGTTCCCTTCAGTTCCTTTAAATGCTACTCAGTCATCCTATTCAACTAAATTCTGA
- the ggt gene encoding gamma-glutamyltransferase yields MNIKNIESSFRPTLDKKCAVAKKGMVASAFPDATKAGVEILKKGGNAIDAACATALALGVCEPQASGLGGQSMAIIHVDGKSYAIDGSSRSPSLANSSIYSNKKNRHLGYRSTTIPSTLALIGFLHERYGRTKWQNIVAPSIRIARKGYKITQLQHSLQERELESFLSIKSKSGAKYFLKDGLVPYDVGDKFIQEDLSETLTAISDYGYRVFYQGEIAKKIAQDMKKNRGLIQEEDLAYIPEPLIRKPISRKYRHVTVVTLPPPAAGRTLLLTLMMLNHLPSKFLRSAKPSSFHFVAETFRKAFLHRMQRPFNRHTYDQIQDKLHLQRSFAKQMADSIHNSMDTTLPMIDPAFGGEDTTHLSTIDDEGNAVGITQSIELAYGSKTAADGLGFLYNNYMSAFEFTNPNHPYYIRPNSIPWTSVSPALIFNNSKLWMVVGSPGSQRIFSTITQFLSRIIDGDLPMSEAIKRPRFHCSIGGIVSIEDGGFRNEVVDFLKEIGYKISVKERYSFYHGAIHAVMKLQTQSGYHGVAEVRRDGTAEGLN; encoded by the coding sequence TTGAATATTAAAAATATCGAAAGTTCATTTCGTCCAACTTTGGATAAAAAATGCGCTGTTGCAAAAAAAGGGATGGTTGCATCTGCATTTCCTGATGCTACTAAAGCAGGAGTAGAAATACTCAAAAAAGGTGGTAATGCTATAGATGCAGCTTGTGCAACTGCATTGGCCTTAGGAGTATGTGAACCACAAGCATCTGGACTTGGAGGACAATCTATGGCAATTATTCATGTTGATGGTAAATCATATGCAATTGATGGTTCTAGTCGTTCACCATCATTAGCCAACTCGTCAATTTATTCCAATAAGAAAAATCGTCATCTTGGGTATAGATCTACTACCATTCCTAGTACTTTGGCATTAATTGGATTCTTACATGAAAGATATGGTAGAACAAAATGGCAAAATATAGTTGCACCATCAATACGTATTGCAAGAAAAGGATACAAGATAACTCAGCTTCAGCACAGTTTACAAGAAAGAGAACTTGAAAGCTTTCTATCCATAAAATCTAAATCTGGTGCAAAATATTTCTTAAAAGATGGATTAGTTCCATATGATGTAGGTGATAAATTCATTCAAGAGGACCTATCTGAAACACTTACTGCAATTTCTGACTATGGATATCGTGTTTTCTATCAAGGAGAAATAGCCAAAAAAATTGCTCAAGACATGAAAAAAAATCGTGGGTTGATTCAAGAAGAAGATTTAGCATATATTCCTGAGCCTCTTATTCGAAAACCAATTAGTAGAAAATATCGACATGTTACTGTGGTAACGTTGCCTCCGCCAGCTGCTGGAAGAACCTTACTGCTTACTCTGATGATGTTAAATCATTTACCTTCCAAGTTTTTACGTAGTGCAAAACCTAGCTCATTTCATTTTGTTGCAGAGACATTTAGAAAGGCATTCTTGCACAGAATGCAAAGACCATTCAATCGTCATACATATGATCAAATTCAAGATAAACTACATCTTCAAAGATCATTTGCAAAACAAATGGCTGACTCCATTCATAACTCTATGGACACTACATTGCCTATGATTGATCCTGCCTTTGGAGGTGAAGATACCACCCATCTTTCAACAATTGATGATGAAGGAAATGCTGTAGGTATTACTCAGTCAATAGAGCTTGCATATGGTTCAAAAACTGCTGCAGATGGACTAGGCTTTCTTTACAATAACTACATGTCTGCATTTGAATTCACAAATCCTAATCACCCATACTATATACGACCGAATTCTATTCCTTGGACTTCAGTTTCACCTGCTTTAATTTTTAATAATTCTAAACTTTGGATGGTGGTTGGAAGTCCTGGTAGTCAGAGGATATTTTCTACAATCACTCAATTCTTATCAAGAATAATTGATGGCGACTTGCCAATGAGTGAGGCAATCAAAAGACCCAGATTCCATTGTTCTATTGGTGGCATTGTTAGTATCGAAGATGGTGGATTCAGAAATGAAGTAGTTGACTTTCTCAAAGAAATAGGATATAAAATTTCTGTAAAAGAAAGATATTCATTTTATCATGGAGCAATTCATGCAGTGATGAAATTGCAAACTCAATCTGGTTATCACGGTGTAGCTGAAGTAAGACGTGATGGAACAGCGGAAGGATTGAATTGA
- a CDS encoding Ig-like domain-containing protein: MNSLLFLSVFSVLLISGVSSSFAEIESVNVVENKIVTLLGEGIDADDENLTFKWTQTAGESVKLSSYTVAEPTFMAPEVKNGEIKVLDFELLVTDPHGASSSAFVEIVVNPVNHPPTIDAGQDLVAFSSISAMTIFPSAWDADGDVLTYKWKQVSGQPVELSTTTEKHLTFLPSYLDYTQFEPLTFEVTVNDGFGGTASDTVNVYPYPGGLENKRISVSAGPIQTVTEGDIVTLSATGSTLDNKPIQYSWIQLLGPSVTLSSFNGQQVEFTAPEVGDFEKLLSFQVTGYSAGNGWANALALVKVLPSNNPPVANAGNDRNVAENVLVKLEGTGMDPDGDKIKYSWAQKSGKTVDLYERASYSVYFTSPFIQSASEELVFELTVTDSHGLSDTDDVSVNVSSVNYPPRVNAGPDKRVIGGTQVTITGSAVDLDGDIVSLEWKQLSGESLSFDKTKATLSFTAPEVTPTTTKRIALQLTATDSVGQTGSDQVIIFVVPENSAPKANAGPDMTVDENTIVNLTCTGTDPDTNILSYEWTSKSSKLVIVPSDSNAKVSIKSPSVVSDETFTMTCTVSDGELASADSMNLTVRNTLSLDIIANAGMDRMVNEKVKVNLDGTKSSDPENQRISYQWTQISGETVMLSSTTSVTPSFTSPTVANGEIKVLTFELRVYDDNGREAFDTVVITVDPVNAPPEAFASAIQ; encoded by the coding sequence TTGAATAGTCTATTATTCTTATCAGTTTTCTCTGTATTGTTAATCAGTGGTGTCTCAAGTTCGTTTGCAGAAATTGAATCTGTTAACGTAGTTGAAAACAAGATTGTCACATTACTTGGAGAAGGAATTGATGCTGATGATGAAAATCTTACATTCAAATGGACTCAGACTGCTGGCGAATCTGTAAAACTATCATCATATACTGTTGCTGAACCTACTTTTATGGCACCTGAGGTTAAAAATGGTGAAATCAAAGTTCTAGATTTTGAACTTTTAGTCACTGACCCACACGGTGCATCTAGTTCTGCTTTTGTTGAAATCGTTGTAAACCCTGTAAATCATCCACCAACTATTGATGCTGGACAAGACTTAGTTGCTTTTTCATCTATTAGTGCAATGACAATATTCCCAAGTGCTTGGGATGCAGATGGCGATGTACTGACATATAAATGGAAACAAGTATCTGGACAACCAGTAGAACTATCAACTACTACTGAAAAACACCTTACATTCCTTCCTAGTTATCTAGATTATACACAATTTGAGCCTCTTACTTTTGAAGTCACAGTAAATGACGGCTTTGGTGGAACTGCAAGTGACACTGTAAATGTATATCCTTATCCTGGTGGACTTGAGAATAAGCGAATCTCAGTCTCAGCCGGTCCTATTCAAACAGTAACTGAAGGAGATATAGTCACACTAAGTGCAACTGGTAGCACATTAGACAATAAACCAATTCAATATTCTTGGATCCAACTCCTTGGACCCTCTGTTACTCTTAGTTCATTTAATGGACAACAAGTAGAATTTACCGCTCCAGAAGTAGGTGACTTTGAGAAACTCTTGTCCTTCCAAGTAACTGGCTATTCTGCTGGAAATGGTTGGGCCAACGCACTGGCATTAGTAAAAGTACTTCCATCTAACAACCCACCTGTTGCAAATGCAGGTAATGATAGAAATGTTGCTGAAAATGTTCTTGTAAAACTTGAAGGTACAGGAATGGATCCTGATGGTGACAAAATAAAATACTCGTGGGCTCAAAAATCAGGAAAGACTGTAGATCTTTATGAGCGTGCATCATACTCTGTATACTTTACATCTCCCTTTATCCAATCCGCATCTGAAGAATTAGTTTTTGAATTAACTGTCACTGACTCTCATGGACTCTCTGACACAGATGACGTGTCTGTTAATGTTAGTTCTGTGAATTACCCTCCAAGAGTTAATGCAGGTCCAGACAAGAGAGTTATTGGTGGAACCCAAGTTACAATTACAGGATCTGCCGTAGATCTTGATGGTGATATTGTTAGCCTTGAGTGGAAGCAGCTTTCTGGAGAATCATTATCATTTGATAAAACAAAGGCAACCCTTTCATTTACTGCTCCTGAAGTAACTCCAACAACTACAAAACGTATAGCTTTACAACTTACTGCAACTGACTCTGTAGGACAAACCGGTTCTGATCAAGTTATCATATTTGTTGTTCCTGAAAATAGTGCTCCTAAAGCTAACGCAGGTCCAGACATGACTGTAGATGAAAACACAATTGTTAATTTGACTTGTACTGGAACTGATCCTGATACAAATATTCTTAGTTATGAATGGACATCAAAATCATCCAAACTAGTGATTGTACCATCTGATAGCAATGCTAAAGTTTCAATTAAATCACCAAGTGTTGTATCTGATGAAACTTTCACAATGACTTGTACCGTTAGCGATGGCGAATTAGCCTCAGCAGACAGTATGAATCTCACTGTTAGAAATACTCTAAGTTTAGATATTATCGCTAATGCTGGTATGGATAGAATGGTAAACGAAAAGGTCAAGGTAAACCTAGACGGTACCAAGAGTAGTGATCCTGAGAATCAAAGAATTTCATATCAGTGGACACAGATCTCTGGTGAAACTGTAATGTTATCATCTACAACTAGTGTTACTCCATCGTTTACCAGTCCAACTGTAGCTAATGGTGAAATCAAAGTACTAACCTTTGAGTTACGAGTTTATGATGATAATGGTAGAGAGGCATTTGACACTGTAGTTATTACTGTAGATCCAGTCAATGCTCCCCCAGAAGCATTTGCATCCGCAATACAATAG
- a CDS encoding transglutaminase-like domain-containing protein, translated as MEEKFDPLVAEWVSFVKNPNFNLVEKCLKFAQILEYPDLSVEDYIKKICRIGKSLKESISDVKNPTYLISMLNEHLFENLGFSGDDDDYYNPKNNFLNEVIDKKTGLPITISILYVEIAKFIGLDLKIVGFPSHILVKYNEEMILDPFYDGRLLDVDDLQDILDANFGGEVKFKPEFLDEVKYEQILVRLTRNLKNSYIQSFVYDKALQCTNMVLAIEPESPEDIRDKGILEERLLNSEVALKYLNRYLEINPNAEDVDFILELIRSIKAKN; from the coding sequence TTGGAAGAAAAATTTGATCCGCTAGTTGCAGAATGGGTTTCATTTGTAAAAAATCCAAATTTCAATTTGGTTGAAAAATGTCTAAAATTTGCTCAGATTTTAGAATATCCAGATCTTAGTGTAGAAGATTATATAAAAAAGATCTGTAGAATTGGAAAGTCCTTAAAAGAATCAATTAGTGATGTGAAAAATCCAACATACTTGATTTCAATGCTAAATGAACATCTCTTTGAAAATTTAGGTTTTAGTGGAGATGATGATGATTACTATAATCCAAAAAATAATTTTCTAAATGAAGTAATTGATAAAAAAACAGGTCTTCCAATAACTATTTCGATTCTATATGTAGAAATCGCAAAATTTATCGGATTGGATCTCAAAATTGTTGGATTTCCAAGTCATATTCTAGTAAAATATAACGAAGAGATGATCTTAGATCCATTTTATGATGGGCGTCTACTTGATGTAGATGATTTACAAGATATTCTAGATGCTAATTTTGGAGGAGAAGTTAAATTCAAACCAGAGTTTCTAGATGAAGTAAAATATGAGCAGATACTAGTGAGATTAACTCGTAACTTGAAAAATTCCTACATACAATCATTCGTATATGATAAAGCATTACAATGTACTAACATGGTGTTAGCAATAGAACCTGAATCACCAGAAGATATCAGAGATAAAGGGATTCTAGAAGAAAGATTGTTAAATTCTGAAGTCGCATTAAAATATTTGAATAGATATTTAGAAATAAATCCAAACGCAGAAGATGTTGATTTTATTTTAGAATTAATTAGAAGTATAAAGGCAAAAAATTAA